From a single Candidatus Bathyarchaeota archaeon genomic region:
- a CDS encoding translation initiation factor IF-6, which translates to MPVYLSSIVGSPSIGVYSLANEKVVIIPVMVPQQKAQEFADWLKADLIYTSISGSVLIGALACANSNGMLLPNSVRQEELDRIKAVFKGNITVMETKKTAYGNLVLANDKGALVDPRFKAKEIQQISETLGVEAVPAEIATLPYVGSLACATNKGVLAHPMLKPEEKKILENVFKVPVDVGTINCGIPYVGTGLIANSHAAVAGSLTTGPEMFIIGNALDVVQEEKNP; encoded by the coding sequence TTGCCTGTTTACTTATCAAGCATCGTTGGAAGCCCAAGCATCGGCGTCTACTCATTGGCAAACGAAAAAGTAGTGATTATCCCAGTCATGGTGCCGCAGCAGAAAGCCCAAGAATTCGCCGACTGGCTCAAAGCTGACCTCATCTACACATCCATAAGCGGCTCAGTTCTCATCGGCGCCCTCGCCTGCGCTAACAGCAACGGCATGCTGCTCCCAAACTCAGTTCGCCAAGAAGAGCTTGACCGCATAAAAGCCGTCTTCAAAGGCAACATAACAGTTATGGAAACAAAAAAAACCGCCTACGGCAACCTCGTTTTAGCAAACGACAAAGGCGCATTGGTTGACCCCCGCTTCAAGGCTAAGGAAATCCAACAAATCTCTGAAACCCTTGGCGTGGAGGCGGTCCCTGCAGAAATCGCTACATTGCCATACGTGGGCTCACTTGCATGTGCGACTAACAAAGGCGTCTTAGCCCACCCCATGCTCAAGCCCGAAGAAAAGAAAATCCTCGAAAACGTCTTCAAAGTCCCCGTGGACGTGGGCACAATAAACTGCGGTATCCCCTATGTTGGCACAGGATTAATCGCCAATTCCCATGCAGCAGTCGCTGGTTCTTTGACAACTGGACCCGAGATGTTTATAATTGGGAATGCACTGGATGTTGTGCAGGAAGAGAAAAATCCATGA
- a CDS encoding flagellar accessory protein FlaH gives MSVVRLGIPELDRDLGGGIPTPSLILIEGNHGSGKTVFVQLIAYAMLKHKSRVYVISSEAMTKEYLAMMESVRLDPSSYYLYGYLKIYPLHVEGGKWNKPMSSLFLNVTTKFLEEKKENYDVVVIDSLSVLTVDTPLHEFLSFITRIKNLVSNGKTVILTIHPEFLSSESVMKLRANSDAYFVMETATISGIDVKLLKTVKLWGANGERKSSITLAINPQIGLRVMPLSGVRL, from the coding sequence GTGAGCGTAGTTCGCTTAGGTATACCTGAATTAGATAGAGACCTCGGCGGCGGGATACCTACACCCAGTCTGATCTTGATTGAAGGTAACCATGGATCGGGAAAAACTGTTTTTGTCCAGTTAATCGCTTATGCGATGTTGAAGCATAAGTCAAGGGTTTACGTCATCTCCAGCGAAGCTATGACCAAAGAATATCTCGCTATGATGGAGTCAGTTAGACTTGACCCTTCCAGTTACTACCTTTATGGGTACCTCAAAATCTATCCCCTCCACGTTGAAGGGGGAAAATGGAACAAACCCATGAGCTCTCTCTTTTTGAATGTGACAACCAAGTTCCTGGAGGAAAAAAAAGAGAACTATGACGTAGTCGTCATAGACAGTTTGAGTGTACTAACGGTTGACACACCCCTCCACGAATTTCTCTCGTTTATTACACGAATAAAGAACCTCGTCTCAAATGGAAAAACAGTGATACTTACTATCCACCCTGAATTTCTCTCATCTGAATCAGTTATGAAGCTTAGAGCAAACTCTGACGCCTACTTTGTAATGGAAACCGCCACAATTTCAGGCATAGACGTCAAACTTCTAAAAACGGTTAAGCTCTGGGGAGCAAACGGCGAAAGAAAAAGCTCCATAACGCTTGCAATTAACCCCCAAATCGGTTTACGAGTAATGCCTCTTAGCGGAGTGAGACTGTAG
- a CDS encoding type II/IV secretion system ATPase subunit — MSNKTPTQKPEKPVKGNSAKMMEDLGLFNQPICETLQSATQKHPYLDAYVKNLEEPPQYTLNIESEHFNEKVNVMYPLGLGIYAHITMGEKVNKYNIIEPPKPDPKLLAEIETAVARLVEGKEYGDQKAQILASLFRQAIKKKMVKIPKDANQDVLLYHFLRDKIGHGFLDGFLADPGLEDISIPGAGSVFVYHRTFGNLETSVDVSQEAINELLRNIAERHGKVLSYTHPIIDIHLNDGSRLNIVFGEDISLRGSNFTIRKFPKEPISIAQLIKWHTLTSELAAYLWMLFEVGITALVCGETASGKTTTLNALTSFISSDSKIISIEETPEINVYQKNWIREITRMHTGVQVTMFDLLKAALRQRPDYIIVGELRGEEGKIAFQAVETGHPVLSTMHAGNLGQLFQRLTSYPIDVPKSHIDGLNLVIFQARIERGSKFIRRCTSINEVIGYEPDAGRLNYLPTFMYDEDLDKFRFMGSSFHLENRVLAFRGWGEDRIRDLYKELKAREEILNYLAEYYPTHSEVTQTMTAARTLGVWEVHRRVKEMKVPWV, encoded by the coding sequence ATGTCAAATAAAACCCCCACACAGAAACCTGAAAAACCCGTTAAAGGCAACTCTGCGAAAATGATGGAAGATTTGGGGCTTTTCAATCAACCGATTTGTGAAACGCTGCAAAGCGCAACACAGAAGCATCCATATTTAGACGCTTATGTTAAAAATCTCGAGGAACCGCCCCAGTATACTTTAAACATAGAATCAGAACATTTCAACGAAAAAGTAAACGTCATGTACCCTCTGGGTTTAGGCATATACGCTCACATCACTATGGGCGAAAAAGTTAACAAATATAACATCATCGAACCCCCAAAACCAGACCCCAAATTGCTGGCAGAAATCGAAACCGCTGTTGCAAGGCTTGTAGAAGGAAAAGAATACGGTGATCAAAAAGCCCAAATTCTAGCCAGTTTGTTTAGACAGGCAATCAAGAAAAAAATGGTCAAAATACCCAAAGACGCAAACCAAGATGTCTTACTCTACCACTTCTTGAGAGATAAAATTGGGCACGGCTTTCTGGATGGCTTTTTAGCTGACCCTGGTCTTGAAGATATTAGCATTCCAGGTGCAGGCAGCGTCTTTGTTTATCATAGAACTTTTGGGAACCTTGAAACCAGCGTTGACGTTTCACAGGAAGCAATTAACGAACTTTTAAGAAACATCGCAGAACGGCATGGAAAAGTCCTAAGCTACACACACCCAATCATAGACATTCACCTCAACGATGGCTCAAGACTTAACATCGTTTTCGGCGAGGACATAAGCCTGCGAGGTAGCAACTTCACAATAAGAAAGTTCCCCAAAGAACCCATATCAATCGCGCAATTAATCAAATGGCACACGCTCACATCCGAACTGGCAGCCTACTTGTGGATGCTCTTTGAAGTAGGCATCACTGCTTTGGTCTGCGGAGAAACTGCCTCTGGCAAGACCACCACTTTGAATGCGCTTACCAGTTTTATCAGTTCAGACTCGAAAATTATCAGCATCGAAGAAACCCCTGAAATCAACGTCTACCAGAAAAACTGGATTCGAGAAATCACAAGAATGCACACAGGCGTACAGGTAACCATGTTTGACCTGCTAAAAGCAGCTCTAAGACAGAGACCCGACTACATCATTGTGGGCGAACTCCGAGGCGAAGAAGGCAAAATCGCCTTTCAAGCTGTTGAAACAGGTCACCCCGTATTATCAACCATGCACGCAGGCAACCTTGGACAACTCTTCCAAAGACTCACGTCTTACCCAATCGATGTGCCAAAAAGTCACATAGATGGCTTAAACTTGGTGATTTTTCAAGCAAGAATCGAACGCGGAAGCAAATTCATCCGCAGATGTACCTCAATAAACGAGGTAATCGGCTACGAACCTGACGCAGGACGACTAAACTATCTGCCTACTTTTATGTACGATGAAGACTTAGATAAATTCCGCTTCATGGGTTCAAGTTTCCATCTGGAAAACCGTGTTTTGGCGTTTAGAGGATGGGGCGAAGACAGAATCCGAGACCTCTACAAGGAGCTTAAAGCAAGAGAAGAAATACTCAATTACTTAGCAGAATACTATCCGACACACAGCGAAGTTACTCAAACCATGACTGCCGCCCGAACTTTAGGCGTCTGGGAAGTTCATCGAAGAGTGAAAGAGATGAAAGTCCCATGGGTTTGA
- a CDS encoding flagellin, whose protein sequence is MGFSLTITHIIVVIASVILASAFVACALYTGNVVQNEFTQAVSDAKSTISTQVEIVYATANQTGTPVFAIYAKNVGKLSINDFTFLDVYVGNYGSAQLYNYDATAAGGSGKFTITDANGNGVWEPRETATILAYPTGAIDGSVLEAKIVPSKGIGSDYLFSAPAS, encoded by the coding sequence TTGGGCTTCTCGCTTACAATCACGCATATCATCGTGGTTATAGCATCTGTAATTTTAGCAAGTGCTTTCGTGGCCTGCGCCTTATACACGGGTAATGTTGTTCAAAACGAATTTACTCAGGCGGTCAGTGACGCTAAAAGTACGATTTCTACTCAAGTAGAGATAGTTTACGCTACAGCAAACCAGACAGGGACACCCGTTTTTGCTATATACGCAAAAAACGTAGGTAAACTTTCCATTAATGACTTCACCTTCTTAGATGTTTACGTTGGAAACTATGGGTCTGCCCAACTCTATAACTACGATGCGACTGCCGCGGGGGGAAGCGGAAAATTCACCATTACAGATGCTAACGGTAATGGCGTATGGGAACCACGTGAAACTGCAACAATTCTTGCTTATCCAACTGGCGCCATTGATGGCTCAGTTTTAGAAGCTAAAATAGTTCCATCAAAAGGAATCGGAAGTGACTACCTCTTTTCGGCGCCAGCATCTTGA